CCGGAGGCCCTCCCAGATCGTGACGGCCTTCGGGTCGTAGGCGACCGCGCCCACCAGGATCGGATCGGCGCTCATGGCGTCCTCGCGGGGTCTCAGAAAAGGGGAAGTCCGGTCAGGGCCTTGCCGACGAAATCGAGCAGGTGGTCCGCCGTCGGGGCCATGACCCAGCCGGCGCGCGCGTCCCGGAAGAAGCGCTCGACCGCAAGGTGGCGGGAGAACGCCGCGCCTCCGCACGTCTTGAGCGCCAGGTCGGTGACGTCGACGGCCGCCTGGATCGCGGCGAGCCGCGCCTGAAGGACGAACAGAGGGGTGGTCGCGTCCGGCGCGGCCATCCGCGCGAGCGCGTGCCCCAGAAGCGCCCGGGAAGCCTCCGTGCGCACGCTCATCTCCGCCAGCCGCGCGCGCAGGTTGGGAAGGTCGCGGAGCTTCCCCCCGGGCGTCTCGAATCCGGCCTCCGAGAGGTGCGCCGCCGTGGCCCCAAGGGCCGCCCGGCAGATTCCGTGGGCCATCGCCGCCGTGCCGACGGCGAACCACGGCAGGACGACCTCGAGCATGACGGACAGCCCGGCGCCCGGCTCGGAGAGAAGATCCTCCTTCCGGACCGCGACGCGGGCGAACTCCACGGGCGCGGACTCATTCCCGCGCAGCCCGAGCCCTTCGAATCGCGAAACGACGCGGACGCCCGGCGTCTCCCGGCGCACGAGGTAGACGGCCGACTCGAGAGGACTCCGGGCCCCCGGGGCCTGAGCGCTGGCGACGTAGCTGGCGGCGTGCCCGGCGGCCGTGACCCAGCTCTTCGAGGCGCTGGTGACGTAGGCGCGGCCGTCCTCTTCCAGGCGGGACACCGGCAGCCAGAACTGGGACCGCGAGCCGCGCTCGGAAAAGGCCAGCGTCGTCAGGTGACGTCCCTCGGCGATCTCGCGCAGGATCGCGTCCCGCCCGCCGAGCGTTCGGGACGCGGCGATCGCCTGCGCGGCCGAAACATGCATGACGTAGATCATGGCGGTCGAGGCGCACGCCTGGGCGAGCTCCTCGACGACGGCCGCGAAGGTGGCCGGTCCCTGTCCCCGGCCGCCTGCGGCCTCCGGCAGGCAGAGCCCCAGGAATCCCTCCCGGGAGAGCGCCACGATCGCCTCCGCGGGGAACCGTCCCTGGGCATCCACCTCCGCGGCCGCGGGACCGGCCACGCTCCGGGCCAGAGCGGCGGCGCGGGCGACGAAGTCCCGGCCCGCGGCGGGCACCCCGTACACGTCCACCATGGCGGTCCTCCGGAGGCTGATTAAGGAAAGCCAATAGAATGAATTACGAGCATCTATAACTCTAGCTCGGAGGGCGGATGCGGCAAGGGAAAAGCGACCGCCGCGGCGCGGCTACGCGGCGCCGAGGTAGGGAATGGTCATCGGTCCTTCGGGGAGAACCGCCACAGGGGCGTCCCGGCCGGCCCGGCGCAGCTCCTCGGAGAGCCGACGGCTGACGTCCGCCACCGGTTCGAGGTGCGCCCGCCGGACCTCGTCGTCCGGAATTTCGCTGCGGAGCCCCACGCGGGCCCTGAGCAGGATGTTCGCCAGGATCTGCGCCTCCCACTGGTCGAACATCGAGAATCCGGGGGCCAGCACGGTGTCCAGAAGCGCCTGCGGCGAAGCGTGCTCGAAGAGCAGCTTGCGGAAGTTCCCGTGGGACGGGAAGCCGTCGTTGCAGCGGGCGGCGGCGAGAATGTATCCCCCGGGGGCGACGATCTGGGCGCCGGCGGACATTCCCTTCACCGCCTGGTACAGGTTCTGGTCCAGCGGATATCCGCCGTTCGTGGTGACGACGACGGGGAAGGGTTCCGGGCAGGCGACCATCGCGGTCTTGCGGACGAACGCGCTGCCCCGGCGGTGCGCCTCCAGGGGATCGCCGCAATAGAAGCCCGTAATCCGGCGGTCCCGGTTGAGCGTCACGTTGACGCAGAAGTCCACCGGCAGGAGCGATCCGTTGTGCCGGATCTGCTCCTGGGTAGGATTGCCTTCGAGCACCCCCCAGGTGCTGCGGGGGTCGGCGATCACGGCGGCGCGGTGATAGTGCATGATGGAATCGATGTCGGCGATCGCCGGGAAGACGCCTTTGTAGCCCCCGGAAAAGCCGGCCATGAAGTGAGGCTCGATGAATCCGAGCACGATCCGGCGGTCGGCCCGCACGTACTCGCGGTTCATGTACACCGTCCGTCCATCCTTCGTGGTTCCGGCCCGTTCGTGCGTGGACGGATCATGGGCGTCGTGGTTGACGATCCGATAGGAGCGGGCGATCCGCGCGCCCACCATCCGTTCCAGCTCCTCCGGCGTATTGGCGCGGTGCGATCCCGTGCCGTTGACGATCACGAAGTTCGCGGCCGGGACGTGGGAAAGCTCCTCGAAAAGCCACGGGAGAAGCCGATCCGACGGAAGGGGACGCGTGATGTCCGGAATGACGACCGCGACCCGTTCGTTCGCCCGGACGATCTCCCGCAGCGGCGGGCGCCCGATGGGGGCGCGCACCGCCTCGCGGAAGGCCGCCGCCTCGTCGGGGAGGCCGGGAACATACCGCGGTTCGACGACCGTCACGTTCGGAGCGTCCACTTCCAGGTCGAGCCCCTCGGTGCCGTACTGAAGACGGATCCGGCGCATGGATCGGATGATACCTCCCGGGGCGCCCCGTGTGAAGGGCCCGCTCCGGTGATATACTTGGGGCGGTGGCCGCCGCAACGCTCCTCCTGCTTCTCGCTTCCCTCCAGGGCGCGGACGGGCAACCCGTCAGGACCGCGCCCCTCCCGCCCGGTCCGGGCAACCCGCGCAATTCCGGATGCGATATCCTGGCGCTCAAGGACGGCCTTCTTCTGCTCGTGTACGCCCGCTATTCGGGGCGCGCCGGGGCCGAGGCCGTGCCCGAACTGGCGGCGCGGTTCTCGGGCGACGGGGGCCGCACGTGGACGCCGAAGGACGTCCCGGTCGCCCGGGCCGGGGCGCAGGGGCCGTCCCTCGTCCGGATGGGGGATGGGACGATCGGCCTCTTTCATCTGTGGAGGATTGCCGCCGAGGACTGCCGTCCGGTCCTGCGCCGCTCGGACGA
This DNA window, taken from Planctomycetota bacterium, encodes the following:
- a CDS encoding acyl-CoA dehydrogenase family protein — encoded protein: MVDVYGVPAAGRDFVARAAALARSVAGPAAAEVDAQGRFPAEAIVALSREGFLGLCLPEAAGGRGQGPATFAAVVEELAQACASTAMIYVMHVSAAQAIAASRTLGGRDAILREIAEGRHLTTLAFSERGSRSQFWLPVSRLEEDGRAYVTSASKSWVTAAGHAASYVASAQAPGARSPLESAVYLVRRETPGVRVVSRFEGLGLRGNESAPVEFARVAVRKEDLLSEPGAGLSVMLEVVLPWFAVGTAAMAHGICRAALGATAAHLSEAGFETPGGKLRDLPNLRARLAEMSVRTEASRALLGHALARMAAPDATTPLFVLQARLAAIQAAVDVTDLALKTCGGAAFSRHLAVERFFRDARAGWVMAPTADHLLDFVGKALTGLPLF
- the larA gene encoding nickel-dependent lactate racemase, whose translation is MRRIRLQYGTEGLDLEVDAPNVTVVEPRYVPGLPDEAAAFREAVRAPIGRPPLREIVRANERVAVVIPDITRPLPSDRLLPWLFEELSHVPAANFVIVNGTGSHRANTPEELERMVGARIARSYRIVNHDAHDPSTHERAGTTKDGRTVYMNREYVRADRRIVLGFIEPHFMAGFSGGYKGVFPAIADIDSIMHYHRAAVIADPRSTWGVLEGNPTQEQIRHNGSLLPVDFCVNVTLNRDRRITGFYCGDPLEAHRRGSAFVRKTAMVACPEPFPVVVTTNGGYPLDQNLYQAVKGMSAGAQIVAPGGYILAAARCNDGFPSHGNFRKLLFEHASPQALLDTVLAPGFSMFDQWEAQILANILLRARVGLRSEIPDDEVRRAHLEPVADVSRRLSEELRRAGRDAPVAVLPEGPMTIPYLGAA